A window of Chelmon rostratus isolate fCheRos1 chromosome 18, fCheRos1.pri, whole genome shotgun sequence genomic DNA:
TACAGCCAGTGGTTTTAAGATCATGTCGACTTTGCTGTATTTGTATTGCATTTATATAGTGCACTGACCAATCtaagcactttacaacacatgccTCATTCaccttctgattggtggacGACCTCCTGAACCACAGGAGCTCCACTAAATGAATTTCTTTTCCCCTGTGTCAGAACACATGGAATTCATTTTGGATGTGGGGATGGAGGAGAAATGGTCTGGCATGGATCAAAACCAGGGATGTTGCGGTTTTATTGAACAAATCTCAAACCGCGAGGCCAAACCAGGTTTCCCCAgactttcacatttttcagcctTTATGGCCACACGTCAACAACGTTTCCAGACGCAGCTGAAGCGctcagagaaaacaaggaaaaccggaacagaaaggaaggaaaaacgAAGAAACCTCAGGAGAAGAAATAGTACTACAGTGCTTCTCCCGCTACCATTAAATCTACGACTAGTGAAGgttattaaaatattattaaagTGATCATACCTTAAGACGACTGCTAGTGAAGCAACACCTACAACTAGTACTACTAATATTAGCATTAATGCCACGACAAATCTACTGCTAACACTTGTATTACTAACACGAGAAAAACACTACTTCCATTTACACAAGTTGTAAAGgctactagtagtagtagtccttgtgtatctgtgtgtgcctgGACTGGGCGGGTCCTCCTCAATCatggctcacctacacctgatTCTGGTACCAATCAGccgccacagctgcagccaatccagGAATCAGCAGCCACAAGATAAAAACCGGGTTCTCCTCAGCAGCCTGATAACAGGTCTTGGTCACGCAGCTCTCATAGCGCTTTGTTCTTTGCTCTAGTTTTTGCCTTGCCAGCCGAGCTCCAGTCCACCACCTGGAatcctgctgactcacctcacctcacctgcccGCCCGCTCCTTCCTGGATCTGATCTCAAAACATCTGAATCTGTGCCCTGCATTTGGACTCCAGATATTTACTCAGCCCCTGAACAAGAATAAGTTCAGTACATTGAAAAGCTGATACCTCTGTAGAAGACTTCTACTAATGCCACTTACTATAGTAAATGTAATACTTGTACTTGTACAGCTGCTAACGGCTTTAGCGTTCCCCTTACAGCTGCTGCGACCACCTTAATCCTGTATTTTTAAGGTCGAAAACTTCTCATTGCTCCTGTGAGGAAatccctgtctgtctcagcaGGTGAGCAAACAAGATCAACCGATTAAGACCAATTAAGACACAGAGCAGTAGTAgatcacagtgaagctgcttGACTGCTCTAAAACTACAGTCACTTTCATTTaggaagaaaacatgcaaaagcaaCTTTTCTTTACCTACCAATCAGCTGATCTTCACCTCTTCATTTCATTACCAACAAATCATAAACTCGCCTAATAAATCAAGTTAAAATATgaccagaaaataaaaatcagctcAATATCAGGTAGAAAAACTAATAGAGCAGATCACAGTTCAtccatgtgtctgtctctgtccaacCTCACAGTTTTATACCCGGCTGATGAGATGCAACCACGGAATAAATAACCGTGTGTCATTCAGCCTGAACGGCATTATTCACTCGTTAGTGTGGAATGCCTGGAATGGAAATCCATGTCAGTGTCAAAACAGggagaggggatggagaggaagggagagagggagagaggaaagactggagaaaaggagaaagaataGGAGCTATGGGGAAgaacagaaaaggaaagaagacagaggagagaagaaatagAAGAGTGGTGAtaggaaacaaaagagaaagtgaCATGAAGGATGaaaagttaaaagaaaacaatggaAGGATGAAAAGGGTGTAtggggaggaggaaagagacaggagaaaaggaaagagggatagatggaaaggaggaagacttgaagaagaaaaaataggaaaacagagaaaaagtggCAAAACAGTGATGAAGGAAAAacgatggagaggaggagacgagtGTGTAAGTaagagaaaagggggaggaaagaaaagaaaagaggaaaaataaggaGGATTGAATGATAGATGGATCTGGATGGAAGAGAGTGGGAAGAACAGGGAAAAGAAGAATAGAAAGAACAATAACAAGGGAAacagatgagacagaaaaaagaaagacaagaggaaatgaagagagagagaagtagaaataaaacagaaaaagggcCAAAATAACGATGGAGGCATTTAAacgggagagaaaaagaaaagaaggtaAAGAATTAaaggagtgaggaagaggaaaagtctgggagtagatggaggaaggagcaaaaggggaggaggggaggaggggggaagccTGTCCTGTTATGGCAGAGCAGCTCGGGGTTGCATCATCGCAGGATAAGCCTTCTATAAATAGGATGACGTCACCCCCCCGGCTCTTCCTccaccctcacctcctccctctctagTAACATTCCTGGTTGCGTCACGACGCCACGCCTCCGCCAAGTCAGTATAAGAGCCGGTGATGCAACGCAGCGGCCACAAGCGCAACTTTACGCACCAGCGGGAGGAGACGCGGAAGAGTAGTGAAGCGGCTCAGCTGTAAGAGGAAGGTTTAGTTTTCCCCGCGTCCAGTTCGTCTGATCCGGACTCTCAGAGCTTTAACAGGTAGGTCGGACTTTTGTCTCCGGGAATGAGGTTTGTTGAGGCGGTGTTGGGGCGGTGTTGTCCCGGTTAGTGAAGCGCCGGCGCTCCTCCGCGCTCCGCTGTCCCGGGACACTTTCCTGAAACTTCTAAACTGCTTCTAACAGCgaatgaaaacaggaaagagactgagaataaagaagagaaaatggctcaaatgaaacaatgactGAAACAAATCTGTTATTTAACACTTAAACTCAGTAACGGTTAACTGATGACAGTATATCTGGTCGGCTCGCTttctgtgttgcattttactaACTTTAATTCCAAAAAACAGAAACCTGCGAGTTCCCAATTAAGGTTTTTCTTAATTTATAGTTAGTTCAAtcactttattttgtttttgttttttaaaactttggAGATCATGACGAAGATTTTGAGTTTCAGCTAAATgctggaaaacagctgaattcattcacacacattttaaattataaGTAGCAACACCTGAAGGAtgttatggaaataaaatgaattattaagtattttttaaaaaatgactagAACTAGAAATATTGTATTCAGAATAACTTTTGAGCATCTATTCATTTCTAAAAGTGATTCTGTGTAACTTTACATGCGTGCgttaaatgaatgtgtttgttttgatctcACAGAGCTGATGTGAACATCTTATCAAGCTGTCACTCATATGAGTCACTCCTCTGTTTACATAACAAACATCCACACCTGTAATAATTCTCTTTAACTGTTTATGGCATTTTTCCAAAAGGCCAATATTTGTTGAAGTTCAGGTGGTGGCAAAGTAAAGCGTGTTTTTACTCTATAATTACTCCCCCCTGCCTCCTCATGCTGCCTTAGATAACCCTCAACCTCAACACTTAAACACAAAACTCATCCTGCAACTTTTGTTCTGTATGTTATCATTGTTGTGCAATGTTTGAGCTCTGTGTCATTATTACCAAGCAAAAAACTGTAACCCTAATATCTCCAAAAGTCAATTTAAATTAGTTTATAGTGACTTTAAAATGCCTTTAAGTATTTTTAATCTCCCATAACATTACTACAATAActctttatgtgtttgtgctacTTAATATCTGGATAAACTGACTGTTTTAATCCTTTGTGTTGTAATAACGTGTTCCCGTATAACATCCTTGTAAGTTGGATTATTTGTAGCTGCAGTTTTTAATGTCTCCCTTGAGCAAACAGACCCTCATTAAGATCTCAGAGACTCTGACTGACATGCTAATAATCAGTGGACTCTTGTGTTTGCAGAATGATGCTGCAGCACTCGGGTCCCTCGCTGGCTGACATCAGCTGCTCCGCCCTGGTGCCCTGCCTCTCTCCGCCGGGCACGCTCACCCTGGACGACTTCACCAATTTCACACCCATCGTGAAAGAGGAGCTGCGGCTGGCCATCCAGTCCAAGCGGCTGTCCAACGGGCTCAGCGCCGACATCAGCTCCGACGGCGCCAGCTCCACCTCGGACCGAGCCTCGGAGCACCTCGCCAGTGGGTCCGGAGTCAAGAGAGAGGTGAGGATGAGGAAAATGTGCCACCTGTGTTTTCTGATACCGACTGTGAAGTTTTTTAGGGACGACGTATTGATGGTTTATGTGTCTCTCTGGTTTTCAGGCGACTCCTCAGGAGCATGataggaggaagaggaggagggagaggaacaaAATCGCTGCTGCAAAGTGCCGCaacaagaagaaggagaagacagagtCTCTGCAGAAGGTACTTTTAAACTTCTGTCACGAAAATAAATTACAGATGTCTGTCTCAaggaaaaaatatgtttaaagtCTTAAAATGCATCAAGAAGTTTTGAACGAGTAAATCTACAGATTCAGGAACGTCCTGATGAAGTAAAggtgtaaataaagttttatagCTTAGTTGCTCCTGTTCAGAGAAGCttctgtattttgtgtatttttccatATGATCTTTGGtgattttcaacatttttagaTCGACCAAAGTACAACAAAGCttaaacatgcacatgaacattcaccctctctgtcctctgcaggagTCCGAGAAGCTGGAAAGCGTCAACGCCGACCTGAAGGCTCAGATCgaggagctgaagcagcagaagcagcagctggtcTACATGCTCAACCTGCACCGGCCGACCTGCATCGTCCGAGCCCAGAACGGCCAGACGCCCGAGGACGAGAGGAACCTCTTCATCCAGCACATCAAAGACAGCACCTTACAACTCCACaacctcacctcctcctccaccaccaccacctcctccttgTCCACATCCATCTCCACAGTAGCAGCTCTAGACGCAGGATTTCTGACCCTCGATCACATTGAGCATCCCAGTCTCCTATAAGCGACCGGGTGTTTTTGCCGCTTTTCTAAGACTTGCGATGCTTCCACCTGCTGCCATCGATGTAGCGCAGAGTGTTCGAGAGGCAGGTGGAGCCGCTACATAGACTTATGACCTGAGAATGACAGTGACGTATAACAAACGCCACCTTGGGATGACCGGTTtcactcacacagctgctagagagagaaagagtggcATAAAGAGACCTCAGCACCTCCCCTGAAACCATAGCTGCTGAttggacaggaagtgacacgtCATGGACATCACCTTGACatgtattatgtttttgttttgtttttttaacattaaaaacgGTCAGGGCCAAGGACAGATGCTAATGcactaaaagacaaaacaaagacaccagttgctttttttaatttactagTATTCTGGATAGATGAGAGTCTGATTTAGTGTCTGATTTTTGTACCAAAGCGGGATTTCAAGGTGATCAAGGCACATAATTTAACTGTTCACTGACAATGAACGTAGACGCAGATTGaccgtgtgagtgtgtacagGAATTTAagtgtgtttgagctgcaaGTCACTGACTTTAAAAAAGATGTTGTTTGTGCTTAGTGTATGAAACATGGTATATTTATTAAGTAACTGCTGTATGACATGTCATTGCCGTATCGACCCTGTTTGCTTGTCATTTATCCAACGTGAACGACTAAATTTGCTGCTACTACTAACCACTCAGGACCTACGTTCGCTTTAGAAGTCGAttcaatgttgtttttattgcccCATTTAGGAGCTGATCTCTCTAAAAGTGTGAGTACAAGTCAGGTTGTTTGCTGTCAGTCAGGGTAGCAGTAGCAGTCACAAAAGGGAAATGTACTTTGCAGGCAGGGTTTCCAATATCTGCACTTAATGAGAAAAGCATAGTAAAAATTACAGTATAATTATGTATGCAGACGATACCTTACTTCTTCTTAACAATTTGAAATTCAGTGGCAAGCAAAATTGCCCAAAAAAAAGAATACTGTATATAATTTCACGAATCCACTTTATTTATCACTGCGTTCCCTCTTAAACAGAATTAGTGTTGCTTTTTACATCCTCTGTGACGATGAAGCTTCACATGTACGAGTGTTATTTTTCAGACATGTTGTTTTCTACCTAAAATCTTGTATATTGTATTGACTGTGCATTAACTCTGTGCTACTGTATGTAAACACCGGATGCCTCCTTTGGTCTtgacagagcaaaacaaaagagattgttattttttaaagtgtattttatCAATAACAGTTGGTTTGGAAGTTGTATTCACTAGATATCATTAGCTAGGTATCAGAAGTGTTGCATCAGCTTTCGGCTGGTCCTTTAACACGCTTGACTCTGAAGTTATGGAAGATGATGTGATATTACACTGTGTGTTAACTGTGTGAACTCTATCAGTGTCCAGGCTTCAACTCACTGCTACATATTTGTCCCTCCTTCCACTCCTGTTTCCCCTCTGTGGCCTGTTTGCTATATGGTGAAATCAACCCTCAACAGAAATGTGGCTTATTGCGCAAACAGAAACTGAGTAACGACAAAAATTAAGAAACTTTTTTCTTGTCAAATAGTGATCATAGAATCAATCCTTGATTAGTATTTGTCCATCAATAGACACTGAAACCCTCCATCATTCAAATTCACCctacagcaaacacatcaaaagaCTCTGGTTGACAGGATTTGAATTATTGCCAGTAAATCACAACCCTTCACCAAGCAGTCTGAATGCTGAACATCACGTTAGCATCATCTTGTCGTCTGTACGCAGCACACGTTTGCATGGTTTATATTGTTCGTCGTACAATGGAAGCAAAAACCTGGAGAGTCGCATGGTTAAAGGGACGCAGGCGTCTGTGTGTTCATagtgtgtatgttgtttttCGGTGGTTGAAGTTGTTCATTGTCCCTTTGCTAGATAGCTAATAGGCACTCAGTTCGATGTGTATGTAGTCTATCGTGCCTTCTTCTACTGgaggctgttttctttctgtagCTGCTCAACTGTTGGAGCATCATAGCCTGAATGGCTGAACTGTAGGCTGTCAGGTACGACTGCACTGCTACTACCAATGTGTACTTCCATCTTTGTGATCTGtcaacttttgtttttgatactttgttaattaaaatatgtattGCAAAAGATATGCCGGCACTGTGACGGTCAGGCTGTAGTGTAATACTGAAGCGTTGCTAATGTTATAGCCACTTCTCATTCACCCACAACACATATTCTTCATCTgataatatttttattaaacaaaGTACGTTTGGAGTTGAGATAACAGGCGTAAATATTTTATTAGCACCCTCAGCAGCTGTTGGCTTCTGTTTTACTTAAAGAACTACAAATACACCGAATTTTCACTCGGTTACATCAGAAACAACCCTGCTACTgcttattaaaagaaaaaaggaaaatatatgaacatatatttatttagatttatgaggaaaacactgttttcttgGAATGTGCTGTATATTAATTAGAAAAGGCATGCATTCCCAGGCAAACACAGGGAGGCAGCTATCAGAGgaagtgcatttttaatttagtgaGTCATCCCTTCAGGCAATTCCTGCTTTTTCACACATAGAGATCTTCATAACATAAACATGAGTTCACCCACAAACTTCCTAGATCAGCTCAGAGCAGCTGTGTCTGTGCCGAAGAGAGGGACAAGACTGGACATGTCAGCtgctcagagacagagacagagacgtgTCCTGTACCAGCTCAGCAGACAGGGCTGAATGTTTGTTATCTGTGGAGATGAGCTGTGAAATACTGCTCCAGTAACTGCAAACCCACGCAGACTAATGTTCCCACGGAAATGTGCGCAACACGCCCTGAACGAATGGAAATACTCAACCAAAATGGCGTCgagcatttaaaaacatcaactcTTCGACGACTTGTCCAAACATCATTGACCAAATCTGGTGAAAACTCACTGAAATTCACAAactgctggaaataaaaaatggtggaaaatctGTTCAAGCAAATTTCCTGTTTATCTTCCGTTTCTCTCAGAAAGACGCTTCATCTGTTCATGTGCGACCGCCGTATGTGCATGTTAGCCATTCATCTGAATTCCACTGCAAAGGGTGGAAAGTCTTTGAAGTGGTTTTGCCACTAGTCAAAAACTGCTTCTGTTTAGAAACGTGAAACTAACAGGTAGTAAAacgtgtcacttcctgtgtgagaACTTTTAAACAGACTCTActgacagagaaatgtgaatAGCAGCACATGAGCGGCGAGGACAACCACAGGCGAGGTTTGAGTCTCGACACCAACCGAAACCAAATCGGATGacaaaaaacccacaaattaaatatttcagaTAGAAGTCACACTGGATGCGAGATGGGTGTGGGCCACCATCGTAGGACAATGCACAAAGCTCCAGACAGTTGAACAACAGACTTCTCTCTGATTTCCAGCAAATTACCTGCCGACATAACAAGCTAATTGCAGTGAACCCCACCCTCCCGGCTCGCCATCGCGCCACATGAAACAAACGCTGAGGATAACGTGATCCAGGTTTGCCGGTTTCTCCTGGAAAGCTGACATCTCATGGCTTGACCCCACCCATCTGGTACCCTAAGGTGACGAAAGCAAACACTAAAAGGCGTCACAGCCGTTCTATATAGTTTGCGTATTGATGTTGTCTAACTGTTGTTGAGTTTCCATGGTAATTCTGATAGATCTGTTGCCGGGTTTGGGAAGATAACCGACCCTGGAGAGCACATCATGTTTACGTTCTCCGTCTTCTGAAGTCATTTTGTTTAATATTGAAATCCAAAATCTCTTTTTGGTAAATTAAAACATGGATAAAAGGACAGGAGAGCTTGAACGAGTTCAGTGGAAATAAGAGCAGATTTCATAAGACTGCACCTCAACCAGGCTGTTCAGCACTGTGAGAAAGTGGGTTGTATTCTGTTCGCTTGAGGGAAATGTTTCAACCTGCTTCAGTATTGTTTGATACACAGCTGGTATGTTAATTACATCTTATAACATATCCAGGAACCacatccctcctctgctctcctctgttttttttttttttcttctacctGCTCTGTCCAGAAGACTGTTGCCTTCACACAGGTGACATTAGTCGCAGGGCTTTCTCATCCATTTAAACATAATTGTGGTTTTCGCTttaacaacaaagaaaacatttcgGGTTTTAGTTCTGTCTttagaaaacatattttcaagGCCTTGTCATAGATATTGTTTGTTATAGTGCTACATTTTCacttgtcaaagcaggaaaaacacaggaaaaagtGACTAATAACATTAGTGAGAGCAAAGATGTAACCAATAACATGAATTATAACACATGCATAACTACTACAATTAATATTAACACACGTTTATCGAGCGGCTTTGATAATAGTAACGTAATTCTCCACTTACTGCCCCGGTAGGCTGTGTGTTAGTGGGCCAGCATGCACAAAGCTGGGGCTCTGGAAATAGTAcagctaaatggaatgcagccattggTGTTTTCTTCCATTAcaatatttttactgttattagCTGCATCTGTGTTTAGCaattcaaaatgtttaactgaacagaaatgtagaaaatacagacagatgTGCGTTTCCTTTTGTGTTGTAAATGGATGATTTGAATCGGCTCGGCTCACCTTTCTCTGCACCGTAGAAGGAGAGCGTGAAAAagtatttatatttcatgtgGTTATGGCGTGTTTTCAGAGGTGAGCCAAGGTTCAGCTGTCAGGCTTTAATTAAATGGGACTGCAGGGAGCAGAAACATCGGTGGCACGAACAGGACCCGACACGAAGGTGTTTGTAGCGTAAACGAGATCTGCTTTTTGGTTTTTGATTAGAGGAAAATCTGCGGAAACGCCGCTCcgtctgtctctttctggtGTCGTGTATCAGGAATGAAGTTTTTCATCAATGCGTTGCTTCAGGGTCTCAACAGCCTGCAGAACCCAAGCTGTCATCATTGCCAGTAATGTTATTATATTACTTTTTAATTCATATTATAACTATTACTAGTGGTAGAATTAttacacaattacacacacaaaaacacgcaaatataaaatatctgTTTGTAGTTCTCACACTAAAACAACTAAAAATCTCCAAATTCAAGTCATTTGGATATTCTGTCTAAATTGCCACCTTTTACTACTGTTGCACTGCATATTTATATGATAACGTAGTTGTAATTCTTAATAATGTGACTGTATTCTGGGTTTAATCAAATGTACTCATCTCATTTCATACATGCAGTAGTCCCTTATAAAACTGGTTTGAATCcactgtttctctttgctgaCGAGTACAGCTGGTTCTCACttgaacaggaagcagaagtGGGAAGTTAAAGTTTCAACACACTCTGAGACTCGCTGAAATCAGAGTACAGTACAGCTTATTCTCCGGTCAGCTCGGGGTCGCAACTGAGGTCATCGCGAGTTGAGCTGCTCTCGGATCAGACCTCGCTCCAGGAAGTGATCAAAGTTTTTGCCGCTAACTTTGATCACATTGATCGTACCGGGATGTTTCTAGATCGCTTTGTCTTAGCTGTGGAGTGAAAACTGAAATCTTGTAGCCTGTGCTCCAGAGCAATGGCTGCTTGTCCCACATTGGATATTGGTCAATATGGAGccaaagagcacacacacacacccacacacacacacacagaggggaggagggtgaaaaggaaagggaagatGCTTTGTCATTCTCTCGATTTAGGGAGAAACTGATGCAACTCAGTCACAAGCGGACGCAAGGTGACTGATGCAACGGCTGTGTCATCATGTTTGAACAGCGACATCCTGCTGAAGTCAAAGGTCACAGctaaacacacaagcacagagatTTGGAAATCAAACATGTGAGTGAAACAGCTCTCTGTGATAGTTtacatacatattttatttagctATGGGGACCAAAACTTTCCTGTCAGGCAATAAAATCATGGAGAAGTGCTGAGAAGAAACatgagaaggaaaggaagatgTATTTAATCAAGCAAAGGCAACGACAGTCTGCAAACTGTTGGACAAAAGATAAGTGTAAGCAAGGAGCAAAATAGGAACAACCAAAAAGGTCAAGGAAGCAAACCTGTTGTGTATTAACAATTAACTTAAGTGAGGTTTTCAGAGAGTGTGTTCATCAGAGGGAAAAGGTTCTGTGTGGACTTGTATTTGTACTTCTAAAACTTTGTCCCCATCCACAGTATGATGCAACATTGCTTGTCTTGTATTGCTCCTTCACTTTAAAAGCATGTCTCCGGCAAAGCACTGGCAAACCTTTATTGTGAAGGAACAACAGGAAATACAGCCTGAGGATGACGATTGACGAAGTATTTTTGAATGCAcatgcctgtttttgttgtatgtGGTCTACTTCTGGAGGGACAGTTTCTTCTGGGGTCTTAAAGAGAATGGAAGCTGTATATTACATCTGTTTGGTGCCACTCTGTTGTCTAGTTGTTCCAACAGTATTTAGCTCTGAAAcctgctgacaaacaaaaatTTCTGACcttgataaatgactgaaaGTTTAGCAAGAAGGGCAGTTTCGGTATACAACAGATGCTTTGATACGAAGCGAGCAGCATGTTTCAACATCGAAATATTTCTGATAAATGTGTGGGCCGACAGCACCGTTGACCTTTTCGAGGAATTCAGTTGTATGTCCAAGGAGGGTGATTTCCCATATGTGTTTGAGAAGGAGGGAAACAATAAACTCAAATGAGCTGCtttaagaggaagaaaagtagATCAAATACGGTGGCGGGAAACGTGACGTCCAGGCTTCTGGATTTCTCAATCAGTGACGTTTGTTATAATGGAATAAAAATGGAATGACATGAATGAATTAAGATTAGAAAATGCGAAAGTTTCATGTCAGAACGTACAATAAATATGTGGTTTATTCTCTCACACCTTAACATGTGAATCAGTCTGAACATTTGCTGACTGTGCAATccttttcagtttgtcattaaATCTGCTA
This region includes:
- the atf3 gene encoding cyclic AMP-dependent transcription factor ATF-3 codes for the protein MMLQHSGPSLADISCSALVPCLSPPGTLTLDDFTNFTPIVKEELRLAIQSKRLSNGLSADISSDGASSTSDRASEHLASGSGVKREATPQEHDRRKRRRERNKIAAAKCRNKKKEKTESLQKESEKLESVNADLKAQIEELKQQKQQLVYMLNLHRPTCIVRAQNGQTPEDERNLFIQHIKDSTLQLHNLTSSSTTTTSSLSTSISTVAALDAGFLTLDHIEHPSLL